In a single window of the Arachis hypogaea cultivar Tifrunner chromosome 6, arahy.Tifrunner.gnm2.J5K5, whole genome shotgun sequence genome:
- the LOC112695714 gene encoding patatin-like protein 2 isoform X2, with protein MPKVGYQVEKMDGSPIPDDDNGGLVTILSIDGGGVRGVIPGYILAFLEAELQKLDGADARIVDYFDYIAGASTGGIVTAMLTKPSTQDGQPCAAKEINTFYREKGPKIFSEAAENLNIFKQYVESYVSRLEESESTWFRKKIKGCISRAMKVGAWLGAKSLASLYSSEPLEEAITEILGDFRLADSLTNVVIPAYDVARLQPVIFSTQQAKRKKSAVKLADVIMSTTAAPYYFRPHKFSVGGENYTLIDGGIAANNPTIFAMHEVSRMNAHKTSTAIEDPDYSKFLVLSLGTGSGKLDGHEVLDGGLLGWFNPLTGSPPLVDVLFRASDAMVDRCTSLILGRHNCLHNFLRVQDSTLPGNQTKLHDASKDNIDALECIAKELLNQSIKVVNPASGLHETPNGSLFVNGRVPTNREAITCFARRLSAERRRRAEQ; from the exons ATGCCTAAAGTTGGATATCAAGTAGAGAAGATGGATGGAAGTCCAATACCTGATGATGATAATGGAGGACTTGTTACCATACTTAGCATTGATGGAGGAGGGGTACGTGGTGTTATCCCAGGCTATATTCTAGCCTTCCTTGAGGCCGAACTTCAG aaacttgaTGGTGCAGATGCGCGGATAGTGGACTACTTTGATTATATTGCAGGGGCAAGCACTGGGGGGATCGTGACAGCAATGCTTACAAAGCCTTCCACACAAGATGGCCAACCCTGTGCTGCAAAAGAAATCAATACATTTTATCGTGAAAAAGgcccaaaaatattttctgaagcAGCAGAGAATTTGAATATCTTCAAACAATATGTCGAAag TTATGTCTCTCGTCTAGAAGAATCTGAATCAACGTGGTTTCGCAAGAAGATAAAGGGCTGTATATCACGGGCTATGAAAGTTGGGGCGTGGCTTGGGGCAAAGTCATTGGCTTCTCTATATAGCAGCGAGCCTCTTGAAGAAGCAATCACTGAAATTCTTGGAGATTTTCGCTTGGCTGATAGTTTGACAAATGTTGTTATTCCTGCTTATGACGTGGCTCGCCTCCAGCCTGTCATATTCTCTACACAGCAG GCTAAGAGGAAGAAATCTGCTGTAAAGTTGGCTGATGTGATCATGAGCACAACTGCTGCTCCTTATTATTTCCGTCCACATAAGTTCTCTGTTGGTGGTGAAAATTATACTCTAATTGACGGCGGAATAGCAGCCAACAATCCT ACAATCTTTGCCATGCATGAAGTGTCAAGGATGAATGCACACAAGACAAGTACTGCAATTGAAGATCCAGATTACAGTAAATTCTTGGTTCTGTCTCTCGGGACGGGCAGTGGAAAGCTAGATGGTCATGAAGTTCTAGATGGAGGTTTACTAGGTTGGTTTAACCCGCTAACAGGATCGCCACCATTGGTTGACGTTCTCTTCAGAGCTTCTGATGCCATGGTAGACAGGTGCACGTCACTTATACTAGGGCGACACAACTGTCTGCACAATTTCCTCCGAGTTCAG GATTCCACTTTGCCCGGCAACCAAACCAAGTTACATGATGCAAGCAAAGACAACATTGATGCCTTGGAGTGCATTGCCAAAGAGCTTCTGAATCAGTCCATTAAAGTGGTTAACCCAGCATCAGGATTGCACGAAACGCCTAATGGAAGCTTGTTTGTAAATGGAAGGGTGCCCACCAATCGCGAGGCTATCACTTG CTTTGCAAGAAGGTTGTCGGCAGAAAGAAGGCGCCGGGCGGAACAGTGA
- the LOC112695714 gene encoding patatin-like protein 2 isoform X1, whose product MPKVGYQVEKMDGSPIPDDDNGGLVTILSIDGGGVRGVIPGYILAFLEAELQKLDGADARIVDYFDYIAGASTGGIVTAMLTKPSTQDGQPCAAKEINTFYREKGPKIFSEAAENLNIFKQYVESYVSRLEESESTWFRKKIKGCISRAMKVGAWLGAKSLASLYSSEPLEEAITEILGDFRLADSLTNVVIPAYDVARLQPVIFSTQQAKRKKSAVKLADVIMSTTAAPYYFRPHKFSVGGENYTLIDGGIAANNPCDSSNMVLWIIQTIFAMHEVSRMNAHKTSTAIEDPDYSKFLVLSLGTGSGKLDGHEVLDGGLLGWFNPLTGSPPLVDVLFRASDAMVDRCTSLILGRHNCLHNFLRVQDSTLPGNQTKLHDASKDNIDALECIAKELLNQSIKVVNPASGLHETPNGSLFVNGRVPTNREAITCFARRLSAERRRRAEQ is encoded by the exons ATGCCTAAAGTTGGATATCAAGTAGAGAAGATGGATGGAAGTCCAATACCTGATGATGATAATGGAGGACTTGTTACCATACTTAGCATTGATGGAGGAGGGGTACGTGGTGTTATCCCAGGCTATATTCTAGCCTTCCTTGAGGCCGAACTTCAG aaacttgaTGGTGCAGATGCGCGGATAGTGGACTACTTTGATTATATTGCAGGGGCAAGCACTGGGGGGATCGTGACAGCAATGCTTACAAAGCCTTCCACACAAGATGGCCAACCCTGTGCTGCAAAAGAAATCAATACATTTTATCGTGAAAAAGgcccaaaaatattttctgaagcAGCAGAGAATTTGAATATCTTCAAACAATATGTCGAAag TTATGTCTCTCGTCTAGAAGAATCTGAATCAACGTGGTTTCGCAAGAAGATAAAGGGCTGTATATCACGGGCTATGAAAGTTGGGGCGTGGCTTGGGGCAAAGTCATTGGCTTCTCTATATAGCAGCGAGCCTCTTGAAGAAGCAATCACTGAAATTCTTGGAGATTTTCGCTTGGCTGATAGTTTGACAAATGTTGTTATTCCTGCTTATGACGTGGCTCGCCTCCAGCCTGTCATATTCTCTACACAGCAG GCTAAGAGGAAGAAATCTGCTGTAAAGTTGGCTGATGTGATCATGAGCACAACTGCTGCTCCTTATTATTTCCGTCCACATAAGTTCTCTGTTGGTGGTGAAAATTATACTCTAATTGACGGCGGAATAGCAGCCAACAATCCT TGTGATTCATCAAACATGGTGTTGTGGATCATTCAGACAATCTTTGCCATGCATGAAGTGTCAAGGATGAATGCACACAAGACAAGTACTGCAATTGAAGATCCAGATTACAGTAAATTCTTGGTTCTGTCTCTCGGGACGGGCAGTGGAAAGCTAGATGGTCATGAAGTTCTAGATGGAGGTTTACTAGGTTGGTTTAACCCGCTAACAGGATCGCCACCATTGGTTGACGTTCTCTTCAGAGCTTCTGATGCCATGGTAGACAGGTGCACGTCACTTATACTAGGGCGACACAACTGTCTGCACAATTTCCTCCGAGTTCAG GATTCCACTTTGCCCGGCAACCAAACCAAGTTACATGATGCAAGCAAAGACAACATTGATGCCTTGGAGTGCATTGCCAAAGAGCTTCTGAATCAGTCCATTAAAGTGGTTAACCCAGCATCAGGATTGCACGAAACGCCTAATGGAAGCTTGTTTGTAAATGGAAGGGTGCCCACCAATCGCGAGGCTATCACTTG CTTTGCAAGAAGGTTGTCGGCAGAAAGAAGGCGCCGGGCGGAACAGTGA
- the LOC112695716 gene encoding long chain acyl-CoA synthetase 1 isoform X2 translates to MKTFAAEVEEGREGINGKPCVGPVYRSLLSKNGFPPIDPDLCTAWDIFSMSVRKYPQNRMLGWRKFVDGKVGPYVWNTYKEVYDQVLHIGSALRACGAEPGSKIGVYGSNCPQWIVAMEACCAHSLVCVPFYDTLGPGAVNFIIDHGEVDFAFVQDKKVKELLNPECKSAQRLKAIVCFTSLTEEEKHKATSMGIKPYSWEEFLNMGIEKPSSIEPPQAQTICTIMYTSGTSGDPKGVVLTHENISALVKGLDIFMEQFEEKMTAEDVYLSFLPLAHSLDRTVEEFVFHKGASVGYYHGDVKALSDDLMELKPTLFVGVPRVFEKIHEGIKKAVEELSPLRRKVFETLYKYKLGWMNKGYKQRKASPLADLLAFRKVKARLGGRIRLIVSGGAPLSPEVEEFLRVTTCSFVCQGYGLTETCGSTTLAFPDEICMVGTVGPVSVYNEVQLEEVPEMGYNPLGNPPCGEICLRGKTVFTSYYKNPELTREAIKDGWFHTGDIGELLPNGVLKVIDRKKNLIKLSQGEYIALEHLENIYAVTPIIEDVWVYGNSFKSVLVAVVVPNQQVTEKWAYSNGHMAPFSQLCTLPQLMNHVLSELKLTAERNKLKGFENVKGVILEPHPFDMERDLVTATMKKRRNNMLKYYQVAIDQVYRNLNGGKA, encoded by the exons ATGAAGACTTTTGCAGCTGAGGTTGAGGAAGGAAGAGAAGGCATAAATGGAAAGCCGTGTGTTGGTCCGGTATACCGCAGCCTCCTCTCCAAAAATGGATTCCCTCCAATTGATCCTGATTTGTGCACAGCTTGGGATATTTTCAG CATGTCTGTTAGAAAGTACCCTCAGAATCGAATGCTGGGATGGCGAAAATTTGTTGATGgaaag GTAGGACCATATGTTTGGAACACATACAAGGAAGTTTATGATCAAGTTCTGCATATTGGTTCTGCTTTAAGAGCATGTGGTGCTGAACCT GGGTCCAAAATTGGAGTTTATGGATCTAATTGCCCTCAATGGATTGTGGCAATGGAG GCTTGTTGTGCGCACAGCTTGGTTTGTGTGCCTTTCTATGACACACTTG GGCCTGGTGCTGTAAATTTTATCATAGATCATGGAGAAGTAGATTTTGCCTTTGTCCAAGACAAGAAGGTTAAAGAA CTTTTGAATCCTGAATGTAAATCGGCTCAACGGCTGAAAG CAATAGTGTGCTTCACTTCATTAACTGAGGAAGAGAAACATAAGGCAACCAGCATGGGAATCAAGCCATATTCATGGGAAGAGTTCTTGAACATG GGCATAGAAAAACCATCAAGTATTGAGCCACCTCAGGCTCAGACAATCTGCACAATAATGTATACAAGTGGAACCAGTGGAGATCCTAAGGGTGTTGTTTTAACCCATGAAAACATATCAGCTTTGGTTAAAGGACTAGATATTTTCATGGAACAATTTGAAGAAAAG ATGACTGCGGAAGATGTGTATCTATCCTTCCTCCCTTTGGCTCATAGCCTTGATCGCACGGTTGAGGAGTTCGTTTTCCATAAGGGTGCATCTGTTGGTTACTACCATGGG GATGTAAAAGCATTGAGTGATGATTTAATGGAGTTGAAGCCAACATTGTTTGTTGGGGTCCCTCGAGTTTTCGAAAAGATCCATGAAG GCATTaagaaagcagtagaagaactCAGTCCACTGAGGAGAAAAGTTTTTGAAACGCTCTACAAATA CAAACTCGGTTGGATGAACAAAGGATATAAACAAAGAAAGGCATCACCTCTAGCAGATCTATTAGCCTTTAGAAAG GTCAAAGCTCGGCTAGGTGGGCGCATTCGACTAATAGTATCTGGTGGTGCACCCTTGAGCCCTGAGGTTGAAGAGTTCTTGCGTGTTACTACTTGTTCCTTTGTATGTCAAGGCTATG GTTTAACTGAAACTTGTGGTTCAACTACTCTGGCCTTTCCTGACGAGATATGCATGGTTGGAACTGTTGGTCCTGTTTCTGTGTACAATGAAGTGCAGCTTGAGGAGGTTCCAGAGATGGGTTACAACCCTCTTGGAAATCCTCCATGTGGTGAGATATGTTTGAGAGGGAAAACCGTCTTCACCAGCTACTACAAGAACCCTGAGTTAACAAGAGAAGCCATAAAAGATGGATGGTTTCACACTGGAGACATAGGAGAATTGCTACCTAATGGTGTTCTTAAGGTCATTGATAGGAAGAAGAATCTCATCAAACTCTCTCAAGGAGAGTATATAGCACTGGAGCATTTGGAAAATATCTATGCTGTTACTCCAATAATAGAAGAT GTGTGGGTTTATGGGAATAGCTTCAAGTCAGTACTGGTTGCTGTGGTAGTTCCAAATCAACAAGTTACTGAAAAATGGGCCTATTCAAATGGCCACATGGCTCCTTTCTCTCAACTATGTACCCTTCCCCAATTGATGAATCATGTCCTATCAGAGCTCAAGCTCACTGCCGAGAGAAACAAG TTGAAGGGATTTGAAAATGTAAAAGGGGTGATATTAGAGCCTCATCCATTTGATATGGAAAGAGACTTGGTGACagcaacaatgaagaagagaagaaacaaTATGCTCAAGTATTATCAG GTGGCAATTGACCAAGTATACAGAAATTTGAATGGAGGCAAAGCATAA
- the LOC112695713 gene encoding SWR1-complex protein 4, whose amino-acid sequence MDAKDILGLPKNSFPALEKKSRPHKESHRKPDGISREVYALTGGVPPLMPSLDSSQLKKKPPSHEKITWQWLPFTNSARKDNLQLYHWVRVVNGVPPTGDYSFAKYNKSVDVVKYTDEEYDKYLTDPMWTKEETNQLFDLCQRFDLRFIIIADRFPSSRTVEELKDRYYSVSRAILIARASSTGDVATHPLVKEPYNVSQEIERKRALSMVLSQTRQQERRDEEVLVEAKRIAELRMPAKAVEESQLAPSNAGAEVTGRAVPGETASPSNAQLPSITFPDNASTLASLRILRVYLRTYALDQMVQATSSSAGPRTVKRIEQTLLDLGVNLKPRVPTKAVCAEHLELRKEMLTLLNLQKQVQYKEAEGSPFRDGSYNEAPGTPKDWTFIPDTMNFGGERVSKKDQKRKGHGHPSSSAHKRPRKKASEF is encoded by the exons ATGGATGCGAAGGATATACTGGGATTGCCCAAGAACTCATTCCCAGCTTTGGAGAAGAAATCTCGTCCTCACAAAGAATCTCACAGAAAACCCGATGGAATTTCCCGCGAGGTTTATGCTCTCACTGGTGGAGTGCCACCTCTTATGCCTTCACTTGATTCTTCTCAATTGAAGAAGAAACCTCCCTCTCACGAAAAG ATCACTTGGCAATGGCTTCCTTTCACGAACTCAGCTCGTAAAGATAATCTTCAACTTTATCATTGG GTTCGAGTGGTCAACGGTGTTCCACCTACAGGGGACTATTCTTTTGCCAAGTATAACAAG TCTGTTGATGTTGTTAAATACACGGACGAAGAGTATGACAAGTATTTGACAGATCCT ATGTGGACCAAGGAGGAGACAAATCAACTGTTTGACTTATGTCAGAGGTTTGATCTGCGATTTATTATAATAGCTGATAGGTTCCCATCATCTCGTACTGTAGAGGAATTAAAGGATCGATATTATAGCG TATCCCGGGCTATATTGATTGCTAGAGCTTCATCTACTGGGGATGTTGCAACACATCCACTTGTTAAG GAACCATATAATGTTTCACAAGAGATCGAACGAAAACGAGCACTATCCATGGTCCTCTCTCAAACAAGGCAACAAGAGCGAAGAGATGAGgag GTTCTTGTTGAAGCAAAACGGATAGCTGAGTTACGTATGCCTGCTAAG GCTGTCGAAGAATCCCAGTTGGCTCCTTCAAATGCTGGTGCAGAAGTTACAGGGAGGGCTGTCCCTGGTGAAACTGCATCTCCATCAAATGCACAACTTCCATCAATCACGTTTCCTGATAATGCATCTACTCTAGCTTCACTTCGCATA CTTCGTGTATATTTGAGAACGTATGCACTTGACCAAATGGTGCAAGCTACAAGCTCATCTGCTGGGCCGCGGACCGTCAAACGGATTGAACAAACTTTGCTAGATCTCGGG GTCAATTTGAAACCAAGGGTTCCAACTAAAGCTGTATGTGCTGAGCATCTTGAACTAAGAAAAGAAATGTTAACTTTGCTGAATCTTCAGAAACAG GTGCAATACAAAGAGGCTGAAGGTTCGCCTTTTCGTGATGGGTCATACAATGAAGCACCAGGCACACCAAAG GACTGGACGTTTATTCCAGACACAATGAATTTCGGAG GTGAAAGGGTTAGCAAAAAGGACCAAAAGCGCAAG gGACATGGACATCCATCGTCATCAGCTCATAAAAGACCTAGAAAAAAGGCCTCGGAGTTTTAG
- the LOC112695715 gene encoding nifU-like protein 1, chloroplastic, translating into MAAVTVTGTALPKTPSASSIRSSSGERFSVLIFWKNKRRISLTCSASNNTSSSSSSGLYSAQKYELTAANVDMVLEDVRPYLISDGGNVEVVSVEDGVISLRLQGACESCPSSTTTMKMGIERVLKEKFGDSVKEIQQIYDAEPKETTIEAVNNHLEILRPAIKNYGGSVEVVSIEGGECVVKYIGPDSIASGIKAAIKERFPDILNVTFQAWDSHQ; encoded by the exons ATGGCGGCAGTAACAGTTACAGGCACGGCACTGCCGAAGACACCATCGGCGTCTTCAATCAGGAGTTCCAGTGGTGAAAGGTTTTCGGTTCTGATATTTTGGAAGAACAAGAGAAGAATCTCATTGACCTGTTCTGCATCCAACAACACAAGCTCTTCTTCATCTTCTGGATTGTACTCTGCTCAGAAATATGAACTGACGGCAGCAAACGTGGACATGGTTCTAGAGGACGTTCGGCCTTACCTGATTTCTGACGGCGGCAACGTGGAAGTGGTTTCTGTGGAAGACGGCGTCATATCTCTCAGACTCCAAGGAGCATGCGAGTCTTGTCCCAGCTCAACCACCACCATGAAGATGGGAATCGAACGCGTCCTCAAAGAAAAATTCGGAGACTCCGTCAAAGAAATTCAGCAAATATACGATGCTGAACCCAAGGAAACCACCATTGAG gCGGTGAATAATCATCTTGAGATATTGAGACCTGCCATTAAGAACTACGGAGGAAGCGTGGAAGTGGTTTCCATTGAAGGCGGTGAGTGCGTTGTGAAGTATATTGGACCTGACTCCATTGCTTCTGGCATCAAAGCTGCCATCAAGGAGAGGTTCCCTGACATTCTCAATGTCACCTTCCAAGCCTGGGATTCCCATCAGTAA
- the LOC112695716 gene encoding long chain acyl-CoA synthetase 1 isoform X1 → MKTFAAEVEEGREGINGKPCVGPVYRSLLSKNGFPPIDPDLCTAWDIFSMSVRKYPQNRMLGWRKFVDGKVGPYVWNTYKEVYDQVLHIGSALRACGAEPGSKIGVYGSNCPQWIVAMEACCAHSLVCVPFYDTLGPGAVNFIIDHGEVDFAFVQDKKVKELLNPECKSAQRLKAIVCFTSLTEEEKHKATSMGIKPYSWEEFLNMGIEKPSSIEPPQAQTICTIMYTSGTSGDPKGVVLTHENISALVKGLDIFMEQFEEKMTAEDVYLSFLPLAHSLDRTVEEFVFHKGASVGYYHGDVKALSDDLMELKPTLFVGVPRVFEKIHEGIKKAVEELSPLRRKVFETLYKYKLGWMNKGYKQRKASPLADLLAFRKVKARLGGRIRLIVSGGAPLSPEVEEFLRVTTCSFVCQGYGLTETCGSTTLAFPDEICMVGTVGPVSVYNEVQLEEVPEMGYNPLGNPPCGEICLRGKTVFTSYYKNPELTREAIKDGWFHTGDIGELLPNGVLKVIDRKKNLIKLSQGEYIALEHLENIYAVTPIIEDVWVYGNSFKSVLVAVVVPNQQVTEKWAYSNGHMAPFSQLCTLPQLMNHVLSELKLTAERNKLKGFENVKGVILEPHPFDMERDLVTATMKKRRNNMLKYYQVILVAIDQVYRNLNGGKA, encoded by the exons ATGAAGACTTTTGCAGCTGAGGTTGAGGAAGGAAGAGAAGGCATAAATGGAAAGCCGTGTGTTGGTCCGGTATACCGCAGCCTCCTCTCCAAAAATGGATTCCCTCCAATTGATCCTGATTTGTGCACAGCTTGGGATATTTTCAG CATGTCTGTTAGAAAGTACCCTCAGAATCGAATGCTGGGATGGCGAAAATTTGTTGATGgaaag GTAGGACCATATGTTTGGAACACATACAAGGAAGTTTATGATCAAGTTCTGCATATTGGTTCTGCTTTAAGAGCATGTGGTGCTGAACCT GGGTCCAAAATTGGAGTTTATGGATCTAATTGCCCTCAATGGATTGTGGCAATGGAG GCTTGTTGTGCGCACAGCTTGGTTTGTGTGCCTTTCTATGACACACTTG GGCCTGGTGCTGTAAATTTTATCATAGATCATGGAGAAGTAGATTTTGCCTTTGTCCAAGACAAGAAGGTTAAAGAA CTTTTGAATCCTGAATGTAAATCGGCTCAACGGCTGAAAG CAATAGTGTGCTTCACTTCATTAACTGAGGAAGAGAAACATAAGGCAACCAGCATGGGAATCAAGCCATATTCATGGGAAGAGTTCTTGAACATG GGCATAGAAAAACCATCAAGTATTGAGCCACCTCAGGCTCAGACAATCTGCACAATAATGTATACAAGTGGAACCAGTGGAGATCCTAAGGGTGTTGTTTTAACCCATGAAAACATATCAGCTTTGGTTAAAGGACTAGATATTTTCATGGAACAATTTGAAGAAAAG ATGACTGCGGAAGATGTGTATCTATCCTTCCTCCCTTTGGCTCATAGCCTTGATCGCACGGTTGAGGAGTTCGTTTTCCATAAGGGTGCATCTGTTGGTTACTACCATGGG GATGTAAAAGCATTGAGTGATGATTTAATGGAGTTGAAGCCAACATTGTTTGTTGGGGTCCCTCGAGTTTTCGAAAAGATCCATGAAG GCATTaagaaagcagtagaagaactCAGTCCACTGAGGAGAAAAGTTTTTGAAACGCTCTACAAATA CAAACTCGGTTGGATGAACAAAGGATATAAACAAAGAAAGGCATCACCTCTAGCAGATCTATTAGCCTTTAGAAAG GTCAAAGCTCGGCTAGGTGGGCGCATTCGACTAATAGTATCTGGTGGTGCACCCTTGAGCCCTGAGGTTGAAGAGTTCTTGCGTGTTACTACTTGTTCCTTTGTATGTCAAGGCTATG GTTTAACTGAAACTTGTGGTTCAACTACTCTGGCCTTTCCTGACGAGATATGCATGGTTGGAACTGTTGGTCCTGTTTCTGTGTACAATGAAGTGCAGCTTGAGGAGGTTCCAGAGATGGGTTACAACCCTCTTGGAAATCCTCCATGTGGTGAGATATGTTTGAGAGGGAAAACCGTCTTCACCAGCTACTACAAGAACCCTGAGTTAACAAGAGAAGCCATAAAAGATGGATGGTTTCACACTGGAGACATAGGAGAATTGCTACCTAATGGTGTTCTTAAGGTCATTGATAGGAAGAAGAATCTCATCAAACTCTCTCAAGGAGAGTATATAGCACTGGAGCATTTGGAAAATATCTATGCTGTTACTCCAATAATAGAAGAT GTGTGGGTTTATGGGAATAGCTTCAAGTCAGTACTGGTTGCTGTGGTAGTTCCAAATCAACAAGTTACTGAAAAATGGGCCTATTCAAATGGCCACATGGCTCCTTTCTCTCAACTATGTACCCTTCCCCAATTGATGAATCATGTCCTATCAGAGCTCAAGCTCACTGCCGAGAGAAACAAG TTGAAGGGATTTGAAAATGTAAAAGGGGTGATATTAGAGCCTCATCCATTTGATATGGAAAGAGACTTGGTGACagcaacaatgaagaagagaagaaacaaTATGCTCAAGTATTATCAGGTAATCCTA GTGGCAATTGACCAAGTATACAGAAATTTGAATGGAGGCAAAGCATAA